The Thalassoroseus pseudoceratinae genome has a segment encoding these proteins:
- a CDS encoding LamG domain-containing protein has translation MLSAQPSCGDGIAVVADSFTDSNGTAIASHTPELGGPWSGSGLEIQSNSVVPLFGDGAATIETGTTRHTVCATFTRGDTGSNYPWQGIYFRYTDGSDYLSVRWNGLVFESGGSQTTFSLSVGNSASVTVEIDDSNNISATITDGTTTKTLTGSSSKTGTKVGIFAEYSAAGTSNWSFDSFDVTSAFDVFAYSYSSPCLHDRMHVQPWCPGIDYTSRQANGLRLCMPLWEGTGEVVSDLSGFGTSLTFPTSNKPTWAYDFEVGTVLANDAATGNDNVYAQIAKQYALDEEDGFTVSFWFYHDEDSSNEATQTILHKYKSASEELELTWENDAVGEFKINWSYAAGGSTFSGSSDVALYKETWYHLAFRISTFRQLTEFTYGHQTELYINGRISGSSSGGTYTPFSAPIYLFNNKDFDSACYCRIKDFRWYNYPLPYGMAREIFLDGCQLYERPVHYRAGILSGSSDMTAIADLYADADLEIKAYSYMTAIADMEADANLDISASSNMTAIADFYSDADLYIRAYSYMDAIADMEAAACTWEGRLGDSLRIYLTGADEDGGTQTDPDASLGGYRSSTQAEAIGYLQSTAIPQVKILYASGANTSGTGSLTAVGADSLSYTAPGSSTTGAAVQFPNTPNTYVVPDGADPSKFVVVKRTSSDPMQGQATLEFVKKFGNVYGLDDSPTADRSGSSSDYRALIFKSVGCPTIENIKVYLGSLGTPQTGLSAWLEAPDFPNTGNLSLEKTNGFCDWPEAGWVHIGSLAGSTKEVAYYSSRTDHVITIDLRGIDGSELTDGSVNDVVTPVSGLLLAKEELTDGAIQDISGGGSPSGLTFEMPASATYGVDLGDLENDESIGLWIQRSINEYVEASAEIENKIIVQYTINGTTYTEALSGLWRAEDTSLERYELHVGENAEPDLSATPTATFSSLPYSSLSLAAGNTYYLLTNYRNRYNLVSQGIDSTIIIVDDDGNQETEPPTAPEVISFRAGIGGVLTVEAVYFYELDSEDVRADQARIYMTFDGTNPDPDNDSPVATLDIVESDGFGFISYTSSAQSNGTTGKVIVRTYRSSGEVESENTDIHTTTADTTAPSGGTLKGGWRGVAEAKDEG, from the coding sequence ATGCTCTCGGCGCAGCCTAGTTGCGGAGACGGGATTGCCGTCGTCGCCGACTCCTTCACCGATTCCAACGGAACCGCTATTGCAAGTCATACGCCCGAACTCGGTGGGCCGTGGAGCGGTTCCGGCCTTGAGATTCAAAGCAACTCGGTTGTACCGTTGTTCGGTGACGGTGCCGCAACGATCGAAACCGGTACAACTCGGCATACAGTTTGTGCGACTTTCACAAGAGGCGATACCGGTAGCAATTACCCGTGGCAAGGAATCTATTTTCGTTACACTGATGGAAGTGATTACCTTTCGGTACGTTGGAATGGCCTAGTCTTCGAGAGCGGCGGCAGCCAAACAACTTTCAGCTTGTCGGTCGGCAACTCCGCTTCGGTGACAGTCGAAATCGACGACAGCAATAATATCTCGGCGACAATCACAGACGGAACAACAACGAAGACGCTAACCGGATCATCATCAAAGACAGGAACCAAAGTCGGTATCTTCGCTGAATACTCGGCAGCGGGGACAAGCAACTGGAGCTTCGACAGTTTCGATGTGACGTCCGCCTTCGATGTTTTTGCCTATAGTTATTCAAGTCCATGTCTTCACGATCGAATGCACGTCCAACCGTGGTGTCCCGGTATTGACTACACAAGCCGACAAGCAAACGGTCTTCGGCTTTGTATGCCTTTGTGGGAAGGAACTGGCGAAGTCGTTTCCGATCTTTCCGGCTTTGGAACGTCTCTCACGTTTCCGACATCGAACAAACCAACATGGGCTTACGACTTCGAAGTTGGGACCGTACTTGCCAATGACGCCGCAACCGGCAACGACAACGTCTATGCGCAGATTGCCAAGCAATATGCTCTCGACGAGGAGGACGGATTCACGGTGTCGTTTTGGTTCTATCACGACGAAGACAGTTCGAACGAAGCGACACAAACGATACTCCACAAATACAAATCGGCGTCCGAAGAACTCGAACTCACTTGGGAAAACGATGCCGTTGGAGAATTCAAAATCAACTGGAGTTATGCGGCAGGCGGTTCAACGTTCAGCGGTTCAAGCGACGTAGCTTTGTATAAAGAAACGTGGTACCACTTAGCTTTTCGGATTTCGACGTTCCGGCAACTGACCGAGTTCACTTACGGCCATCAAACCGAACTGTATATCAATGGCCGAATTTCGGGAAGCAGTAGCGGCGGAACATATACGCCGTTCTCGGCTCCGATCTATCTGTTCAATAACAAAGATTTCGATTCGGCTTGCTATTGCCGAATCAAAGATTTCCGGTGGTACAACTATCCGTTGCCTTATGGCATGGCAAGAGAAATCTTCCTTGACGGTTGCCAACTATACGAAAGGCCGGTTCATTATCGTGCCGGGATTTTGAGCGGTAGTTCCGATATGACAGCGATTGCCGACCTCTATGCCGACGCCGACTTAGAAATCAAAGCATACAGTTACATGACGGCGATTGCCGACATGGAAGCCGATGCGAACTTGGACATTTCGGCTTCTTCGAACATGACAGCGATTGCGGATTTCTATTCCGATGCCGATCTCTACATTCGAGCATATAGCTATATGGACGCCATTGCCGACATGGAAGCGGCAGCTTGCACATGGGAAGGCAGGCTTGGCGACTCGTTGCGAATCTATCTGACCGGAGCGGACGAAGACGGCGGAACTCAGACCGATCCCGATGCCAGCCTTGGTGGATATCGTTCTTCAACACAGGCCGAAGCGATCGGCTACTTACAATCGACTGCAATACCACAAGTGAAGATTCTTTACGCCAGCGGGGCGAATACTTCGGGTACCGGAAGCTTGACGGCAGTCGGAGCCGACAGCTTGAGTTATACCGCTCCAGGTTCTTCGACAACTGGAGCGGCAGTCCAGTTCCCAAATACGCCGAATACTTATGTCGTTCCCGATGGAGCCGATCCTTCGAAGTTTGTTGTCGTCAAACGAACCTCTTCCGATCCAATGCAGGGGCAGGCGACTTTGGAGTTCGTGAAGAAATTCGGCAACGTCTACGGTTTGGACGACTCACCGACTGCCGACAGAAGCGGAAGCTCTTCGGATTATCGTGCCTTGATCTTCAAGAGCGTCGGTTGTCCGACGATCGAAAATATCAAGGTGTACCTCGGCAGTCTCGGAACTCCGCAAACCGGATTGTCGGCGTGGCTCGAAGCTCCAGATTTTCCAAATACCGGTAATCTTTCACTGGAGAAGACAAACGGATTTTGTGATTGGCCGGAAGCCGGTTGGGTGCATATCGGCTCTTTGGCAGGATCGACGAAGGAAGTTGCCTACTATTCGAGTCGGACGGATCACGTAATCACAATCGACTTGAGAGGAATCGACGGATCGGAGCTTACAGACGGGAGCGTCAACGACGTTGTTACGCCGGTTTCCGGTTTGCTCCTGGCCAAAGAGGAACTGACAGACGGAGCCATACAGGACATAAGCGGCGGCGGTTCGCCAAGCGGACTCACGTTTGAAATGCCAGCTTCCGCAACCTATGGAGTCGATCTTGGCGACTTGGAAAATGATGAATCCATTGGCTTATGGATTCAGCGATCAATCAACGAGTACGTCGAAGCTTCGGCGGAAATTGAAAACAAAATCATTGTGCAGTATACGATCAACGGCACGACATATACCGAGGCTCTTTCCGGTTTGTGGCGTGCGGAAGATACAAGCCTTGAACGGTACGAGCTTCACGTCGGAGAGAACGCCGAGCCTGATCTTTCCGCAACGCCAACGGCGACGTTTTCAAGCTTGCCTTATAGTTCCTTGAGTCTAGCGGCAGGAAATACATACTACCTTCTGACAAACTATAGGAACCGATACAACCTAGTTTCTCAAGGAATCGACAGTACAATAATCATTGTTGACGACGACGGAAACCAAGAAACAGAACCGCCAACGGCTCCAGAAGTGATTTCTTTCCGTGCTGGAATCGGTGGCGTTCTGACGGTTGAAGCGGTCTATTTCTATGAACTCGATTCCGAAGACGTCCGTGCCGATCAAGCAAGAATCTATATGACGTTCGACGGCACGAATCCCGATCCTGACAACGACTCTCCGGTTGCGACTCTCGATATTGTCGAGTCTGACGGCTTCGGCTTCATTTCCTATACGTCTTCGGCTCAAAGCAATGGAACAACCGGCAAAGTAATTGTGAGAACTTACCGAAGCTCCGGCGAAGTAGAATCGGAGAACACGGACATACATACAACGACGGCGGATACAACGGCTCCAAGCGGCGGAACGCTCAAAGGCGGCTGGCGAGGCGTTGCCGAAGCCAAAGACGAAGGTTGA
- a CDS encoding phage tail tape measure protein, with the protein MPSSEQLVFEGDSTKVIQAIKQVVDAEEKLKKEIKATSKAAKEGNDEAFEAWQRQKSELRKVGREHARLRGELDKLTNETEEYGEKGEKAGLLIKGVLVGGVAIAIKRIVDLQAEYNKELAESVRRQDEVGRKLRVQALLSDEEYQKQILPRVGRAANRSAVSLEEAQTVATELISQGFSKDEATGSALEELLLGAVATNTDDKQAFATAIAGFIKSQGRELNQENVRDVTIPLAALFQGTAIQGQDLTSLAQIGSLMKEFGVSQQSGFAAFDVLKDIGNNQPEKAATALRNMVSIMSTAKADKNISAVLEEIGGPELADRIDLVGENFPTALANLAEALNTLDESSKKQALSKIFGREVSAPAATLLGNLDKFGGLLELQRSDAATGTFRQLVEKGTSGVGARQTRIANDKAIREFRQGQEAEEREAVAQLIEERMLATGSTPHQAGIMKGAFLKLGATTDILNSGGFIDERNVGELLNKIPGLNQDDRTAILQKLGRYKGGTRVDTSNFFGNGRFSSDDSKRTGDATFSPFFMNEEGKPIFDNSQVPKLGGTEGSGRKIDFTNLGADAALQSLETRLKEAQLEKKKLEFELEEAKKPQAVIDRQTKQFDRMIELLEIQISEAQLKKLRNRNASE; encoded by the coding sequence GACGAAGCCTTTGAAGCTTGGCAACGGCAAAAGTCCGAACTTCGTAAAGTCGGTCGGGAACATGCACGGCTTCGGGGCGAACTCGATAAGCTCACGAACGAAACAGAAGAATACGGCGAGAAAGGCGAGAAGGCCGGTCTATTGATCAAAGGCGTTCTTGTTGGCGGCGTTGCTATTGCCATCAAACGAATCGTCGATCTTCAGGCCGAATACAACAAAGAACTTGCCGAGTCGGTACGGCGACAAGACGAAGTTGGCAGAAAGCTCCGAGTTCAGGCTCTCTTGTCGGACGAAGAATATCAGAAACAGATTCTTCCTAGAGTTGGACGAGCGGCCAACCGTTCCGCTGTCAGTTTGGAAGAAGCCCAAACCGTTGCGACCGAATTGATTTCGCAAGGCTTCAGCAAAGACGAAGCGACCGGTTCGGCGTTGGAAGAACTTTTGCTTGGAGCCGTTGCCACGAATACCGACGACAAGCAAGCCTTCGCAACGGCAATCGCCGGTTTCATCAAATCACAGGGACGTGAACTCAACCAAGAAAACGTTCGTGACGTCACGATTCCGCTGGCGGCATTGTTCCAGGGGACAGCGATCCAAGGACAGGATTTGACGTCATTGGCACAAATTGGCTCCTTGATGAAAGAATTCGGCGTCTCTCAGCAAAGTGGCTTTGCGGCTTTCGATGTCTTGAAAGACATCGGAAACAATCAACCGGAGAAGGCAGCGACGGCGCTTCGGAACATGGTTTCGATTATGTCCACCGCCAAAGCCGACAAGAACATTTCGGCGGTTCTCGAAGAAATCGGTGGACCGGAGTTAGCCGACAGAATCGACTTGGTCGGTGAGAACTTCCCAACGGCATTGGCGAATCTTGCCGAAGCCTTGAACACGCTCGACGAATCTTCGAAGAAACAAGCCTTGTCGAAAATCTTCGGTCGTGAAGTGTCGGCTCCAGCCGCAACTTTGCTCGGTAATCTCGACAAGTTTGGCGGATTGCTGGAGTTGCAACGATCCGACGCAGCAACCGGAACCTTTCGTCAGCTTGTTGAGAAGGGAACTTCCGGTGTCGGTGCAAGACAGACACGAATCGCCAACGACAAAGCTATCCGAGAGTTCCGCCAAGGCCAGGAAGCCGAAGAACGAGAAGCCGTCGCTCAGTTGATTGAAGAGCGAATGTTGGCGACCGGTTCGACACCGCACCAAGCTGGAATCATGAAGGGGGCATTCCTAAAGCTCGGCGCAACGACAGACATTTTGAATTCGGGCGGATTCATTGACGAAAGAAACGTTGGCGAATTGCTCAATAAAATTCCCGGCCTGAATCAAGACGACCGAACCGCCATCTTGCAAAAGCTCGGTCGTTACAAAGGCGGAACCCGAGTTGATACTTCGAATTTCTTTGGTAATGGCCGCTTTAGTTCCGACGATTCCAAGCGAACCGGAGACGCTACTTTTTCACCGTTCTTCATGAATGAAGAAGGCAAACCGATCTTCGACAACTCACAAGTTCCGAAGCTTGGCGGAACTGAAGGCAGCGGACGGAAGATCGACTTCACGAACCTTGGGGCCGACGCCGCACTTCAGTCTTTGGAAACAAGGCTCAAGGAAGCACAGCTTGAGAAAAAGAAGTTGGAATTCGAACTTGAAGAAGCCAAGAAGCCGCAAGCCGTAATCGATCGGCAAACCAAACAATTCGACCGCATGATTGAGCTTCTCGAAATCCAAATCAGTGAAGCCCAACTAAAGAAACTTAGAAATAGGAACGCCAGCGAATGA
- a CDS encoding HNH endonuclease: protein MKRRKLSKDTKAEIVKRFVSGERSIDIAKDLNCGKTTVYRIVREAGIQPSSLERERTGRGQGVKRFNERETQEVIAEYQAGGTCKSIATKYECCGRTIANTLNRNGIELRNRGAVWNEVPEETQQEIVRKYQEGSSIQSLHKEHNLTTRNVSRILLANGLKIRHRMAKAERHWNWKGGRLLQNQGYIQCLVRRNDPLFCMANCSGYVLEHRLVMARHLGRPLESWESVHHIDGDRTNNHIDNLQLRSGKHGSGVSCRCRECGSKNIEFEELD, encoded by the coding sequence ATGAAAAGACGAAAACTAAGCAAGGACACCAAAGCCGAGATTGTAAAGAGATTTGTGAGCGGCGAACGGTCAATCGACATCGCAAAAGATTTGAATTGTGGGAAAACTACAGTTTACAGAATAGTTCGTGAAGCTGGCATTCAGCCCTCTAGTTTGGAAAGAGAACGCACAGGCAGAGGGCAAGGCGTCAAGCGTTTCAATGAAAGAGAAACACAAGAAGTGATTGCCGAATACCAAGCTGGAGGAACTTGCAAGTCAATTGCAACAAAGTACGAATGCTGCGGAAGAACTATAGCAAATACACTGAATAGAAATGGTATTGAACTTCGCAATCGTGGGGCGGTCTGGAATGAAGTTCCAGAAGAAACGCAACAAGAGATTGTCAGGAAGTATCAAGAAGGATCGTCAATACAAAGCCTTCACAAAGAACACAATCTTACAACAAGGAATGTCAGTCGAATTCTTCTGGCAAACGGCTTGAAGATACGACATCGGATGGCGAAAGCCGAACGACATTGGAATTGGAAAGGCGGACGCTTGTTGCAGAATCAAGGATACATACAGTGCCTTGTCAGACGAAACGACCCGCTCTTTTGTATGGCAAATTGCTCCGGTTATGTTCTGGAACATCGGCTTGTAATGGCAAGGCATCTTGGAAGACCGCTCGAAAGTTGGGAGTCAGTTCACCATATTGACGGCGACAGAACTAACAATCATATCGACAACTTGCAATTGAGAAGCGGAAAACATGGCTCCGGCGTCAGTTGCCGTTGCCGTGAATGCGGATCAAAGAATATCGAGTTTGAAGAACTCGACTAA
- the aroA gene encoding 3-phosphoshikimate 1-carboxyvinyltransferase, translating into MLDDPLPINPVVRPISGHIRPPGSKSLTNRALIVAALAEGTSQLTGVLESTDTKVMIESLRRLGITLTHDLDACTVEIEGCRGSLPAREAKLYVENSGTSIRFLTALCATGSGRYELDGNSRMRERPIQDLVDTLNELGVPTRCLLGTDCPPLEVVSSGLAGGTAKIDGSVSSQYLSGLLMAAVAAREPIELVLSEELVSKPYVEMTLGVMARFDVDVERPDAQSFRIQPQKYRSTEFEIEPDASAASYFFAAAAISGGEVTVDGLSRSALQGDVNFVDALEQMGCELVENTNSLTVRGGDLRGIDIDMNAISDTAQTLATVAVFADGPTTMRNIGHVRFKETDRIAAVATELQRAGIAVETTEDSLTIHPGPVRPAVIQTYDDHRMAMSFSLLGLRAEGIEIADPGCTAKTYPRFFDDLATLTASAR; encoded by the coding sequence ATGCTTGACGATCCCCTACCGATCAATCCTGTTGTTCGCCCAATTTCCGGTCACATTCGGCCTCCCGGCTCGAAAAGTCTGACGAATCGGGCGTTGATCGTCGCTGCGCTGGCGGAGGGGACATCACAGCTGACAGGGGTCTTGGAAAGCACCGATACCAAAGTCATGATCGAGAGTCTTCGGAGGTTAGGGATTACCCTGACACACGACCTCGATGCCTGCACGGTCGAAATTGAAGGTTGTCGAGGGAGCTTGCCGGCTCGTGAGGCAAAGCTGTACGTCGAGAACAGTGGAACAAGCATTCGTTTCCTCACGGCTTTGTGTGCCACAGGTTCGGGGCGGTATGAATTGGATGGAAATTCACGAATGCGTGAACGTCCGATTCAGGATCTGGTCGATACGCTCAATGAATTAGGTGTGCCAACGCGGTGTCTCTTGGGGACCGACTGCCCGCCGTTGGAGGTTGTTTCTTCCGGATTAGCCGGGGGTACGGCGAAGATTGATGGGTCCGTCTCAAGTCAGTACCTCAGCGGTTTGCTGATGGCGGCGGTTGCGGCTCGCGAGCCGATCGAACTGGTTCTTTCGGAGGAACTGGTCTCCAAGCCTTACGTGGAAATGACACTCGGCGTTATGGCACGGTTTGATGTCGATGTCGAACGTCCTGATGCCCAAAGCTTTCGAATCCAACCGCAGAAATACCGCAGTACCGAGTTCGAGATCGAACCGGATGCATCAGCCGCGAGTTACTTCTTCGCTGCGGCCGCTATTTCTGGGGGTGAAGTCACGGTCGACGGGTTGTCTCGCAGCGCCTTGCAAGGGGATGTGAATTTCGTCGATGCGTTGGAACAAATGGGATGTGAATTGGTCGAGAACACCAACTCTCTCACGGTTCGCGGTGGGGATCTACGGGGCATTGATATCGACATGAATGCCATCAGCGACACCGCTCAGACGTTGGCCACGGTGGCTGTTTTCGCGGACGGTCCAACGACCATGCGGAATATCGGACACGTGCGGTTCAAGGAAACTGATCGAATCGCCGCCGTTGCGACGGAACTTCAACGGGCAGGAATTGCGGTTGAAACCACCGAAGACAGTCTGACGATTCACCCAGGACCCGTCCGACCAGCTGTGATTCAAACGTACGACGACCATCGTATGGCGATGAGTTTCTCGCTGCTGGGATTGCGGGCGGAGGGAATCGAAATCGCCGACCCCGGTTGCACCGCGAAGACATACCCGCGTTTCTTCGACGATTTGGCAACTCTCACCGCCTCAGCCCGGTAA
- a CDS encoding glycosyltransferase family 4 protein, giving the protein MPLNKDALARHRIQVVREPRQADVAILSRPHNAYRYMPKVYGRMPAIYDTEALWYRRFDLQESITGKLPGWATRYDEIGLCRLASMAWVVNLEEAAILQANGVADVRLVPHCLEPIREGLPFSERKGFLFVGGKMEADSSNEDALFWLQTEAWENLYQQIRQRLAVAGKLETERVKGFEGVDLLGLVPKLEPLYQGQRVFLASTRFATGIPWKVHEAMANGIPCVISPLLAGQLKADHGVHCLVADSPEDWAELSAKLHDNEELWNRIREGGFSLIERDCKPEAFKQTIVESLADLKRNLFPVTNHSK; this is encoded by the coding sequence ATGCCGCTCAACAAAGATGCTTTGGCACGTCACCGAATCCAAGTTGTGAGGGAACCGAGACAGGCCGACGTCGCTATTCTTTCCAGACCGCACAACGCCTATCGGTATATGCCCAAAGTCTACGGCAGAATGCCCGCCATATATGACACGGAAGCGCTTTGGTATCGTCGGTTCGATCTTCAAGAATCGATCACAGGAAAGCTTCCAGGCTGGGCGACACGGTACGATGAAATCGGCCTTTGCCGTTTGGCGTCGATGGCGTGGGTTGTGAATTTGGAAGAAGCGGCCATCTTGCAAGCCAATGGAGTTGCCGACGTTCGACTTGTTCCCCATTGTTTGGAGCCGATTCGAGAAGGTTTGCCATTCAGCGAACGCAAAGGCTTCTTGTTTGTGGGCGGAAAGATGGAAGCGGACAGTTCGAACGAAGACGCTTTGTTCTGGCTCCAAACCGAAGCTTGGGAGAATCTATATCAGCAAATCCGGCAACGGCTGGCCGTTGCCGGGAAACTCGAAACCGAACGAGTCAAAGGATTTGAAGGCGTCGATTTGCTCGGCTTGGTTCCGAAGCTAGAGCCGTTGTACCAAGGCCAACGAGTCTTCCTGGCTTCGACGAGATTTGCCACGGGCATACCTTGGAAAGTTCACGAAGCGATGGCGAACGGAATTCCTTGCGTGATTTCGCCTTTGCTTGCCGGTCAACTGAAGGCCGATCACGGCGTTCACTGTCTCGTTGCGGATAGTCCCGAAGACTGGGCGGAACTCTCGGCCAAGCTCCACGACAACGAAGAACTATGGAATCGAATTCGAGAAGGCGGATTCTCTCTAATCGAGAGAGATTGCAAGCCTGAAGCCTTCAAACAGACGATTGTGGAATCACTGGCCGATTTGAAACGAAATCTGTTCCCAGTTACGAACCACTCGAAATAG
- a CDS encoding PIN domain-containing protein: MKFSEIIESHHPFTPEQHKRIWETADFCLDTNVLLNVYRYSPEKREEFLALLQRIKDRLFVPYTVAAEFARNRKIVIREQFAPQEEVKSTLEKLKKRIESGFARHAEKDNLHNMIEGMVKVVDEKYEIEKSAHLDLVHDDKILLALSEILDERVGEKLDTSSVEKEYNQRKKDSRPPYCETDDKKDSFRKMGDVTIWLELLNKYKESSKPVIFVTGDQKQNWWQKTEGHSEPQHSLIQEMTEKSKAGCLFYRDDRFIHAATKYLGVEPSPGLVQETKDIRRRIRENRKRKKKSEYYTPIEISRIVDRLNHYLRKQVDISKEYKLLTVQSSNMTQEAFEEAGRPLLDELTELNLEVTLLKARLESEGWTIDTSEPGNVMIHKQATLFDEE; the protein is encoded by the coding sequence ATGAAATTCTCAGAAATCATTGAATCGCACCACCCATTTACGCCCGAGCAACACAAGCGGATATGGGAAACTGCCGACTTTTGCTTGGACACAAACGTTCTGTTGAACGTGTACCGGTACAGCCCCGAAAAACGTGAAGAGTTTCTTGCACTTCTCCAACGCATAAAAGATAGGTTGTTTGTTCCTTATACGGTTGCGGCAGAATTTGCACGCAACAGGAAGATAGTTATCCGAGAGCAATTCGCTCCACAAGAAGAAGTGAAGAGCACGCTAGAAAAGCTAAAAAAGAGAATTGAAAGCGGCTTTGCACGTCACGCTGAAAAAGACAATCTCCACAATATGATCGAGGGCATGGTGAAGGTTGTCGATGAAAAATACGAGATTGAAAAGTCGGCACACCTTGACCTAGTCCATGACGATAAAATCCTCCTTGCATTGTCAGAAATTTTAGATGAGCGAGTGGGTGAAAAGCTAGACACCAGCAGCGTTGAGAAGGAATACAACCAACGCAAAAAAGATTCTCGACCACCGTATTGCGAGACGGATGACAAGAAGGATTCTTTTCGTAAGATGGGCGATGTCACCATCTGGCTTGAGCTTCTAAACAAGTATAAGGAATCATCCAAACCTGTGATTTTTGTGACAGGCGACCAGAAACAGAATTGGTGGCAGAAGACCGAAGGGCATTCAGAACCTCAGCACAGTTTGATTCAGGAAATGACCGAGAAATCAAAGGCTGGCTGTCTCTTCTATCGGGATGACCGTTTTATTCATGCTGCAACGAAGTATCTTGGCGTTGAACCTTCGCCTGGCTTGGTTCAGGAAACGAAGGACATCCGTCGAAGAATCAGGGAGAATCGCAAACGCAAAAAGAAAAGTGAATACTACACTCCAATAGAAATTTCTCGGATAGTCGATCGGCTAAACCATTACCTGCGGAAGCAAGTTGACATCAGCAAAGAGTACAAGTTACTCACAGTTCAATCGTCGAATATGACGCAAGAAGCGTTTGAAGAAGCCGGAAGGCCATTGTTGGACGAGCTTACTGAATTGAACCTCGAAGTAACGCTGCTCAAGGCTAGGCTGGAATCTGAGGGTTGGACCATTGACACCAGCGAACCAGGCAATGTTATGATTCACAAGCAAGCGACTCTATTTGACGAAGAATGA
- a CDS encoding phage tail fiber protein — MSDYLENALANHVFRDSSYTKPTVLAIALCKSAPSSSDDGTSIDEVADSYAYARQSLNPSNSNWSDPTAGTQGQVTNSSEIAFPQASGGSWGTVTHIAICDSATHGAGNMLFYGELDTSETINDGTTFSFPISNLSIQFD, encoded by the coding sequence ATGAGTGATTACCTAGAGAACGCTCTAGCGAATCACGTTTTTCGGGACTCGTCCTATACCAAGCCGACTGTCCTGGCGATTGCTCTCTGTAAGTCGGCACCAAGTTCGTCAGACGATGGAACGAGCATCGACGAAGTTGCCGACTCATATGCCTATGCACGGCAATCGCTGAATCCGAGCAATAGCAACTGGAGCGATCCGACAGCCGGAACGCAAGGACAAGTCACGAACTCCAGCGAAATCGCCTTTCCGCAAGCCAGCGGCGGCAGTTGGGGAACTGTGACGCATATTGCGATTTGCGACAGCGCAACGCATGGGGCCGGAAACATGCTTTTCTATGGCGAACTCGACACAAGCGAAACAATCAACGACGGCACGACGTTTAGTTTCCCCATTTCAAATTTGTCAATCCAATTCGATTGA